The Streptomyces sp. NBC_01353 genome contains a region encoding:
- a CDS encoding DUF4233 domain-containing protein: MRTLCASTLIGEFFVIGFAGLVAMKDASLSMSTVWWVCGIAMLVSVLLCGMITRPGGLQLGWALQVALVASGFVVPVMFFLGATFAVLWWASIHYGRKIDEAKARWAAQAEAETA, translated from the coding sequence ATGCGTACGCTCTGTGCCTCGACGCTGATCGGCGAGTTCTTCGTGATCGGGTTCGCCGGGCTCGTCGCCATGAAGGACGCGAGCCTGTCGATGTCCACGGTCTGGTGGGTCTGCGGCATCGCGATGCTGGTGTCGGTGCTGCTGTGCGGGATGATCACCCGCCCGGGCGGGCTCCAGCTCGGCTGGGCGCTGCAGGTCGCTCTGGTCGCGAGCGGCTTCGTGGTGCCGGTGATGTTCTTCCTGGGCGCGACCTTCGCGGTGCTGTGGTGGGCCTCGATCCACTACGGCCGCAAGATCGACGAGGCGAAGGCCCGCTGGGCCGCGCAGGCCGAGGCGGAGACGGCGTAG
- the mreD gene encoding rod shape-determining protein MreD, with product MKFNRILLSATLVVVALVVQVSVLSRLQLPGAVPDLVLLTVLGLALVYGPVSGSLIGFAAGLLADLAPPADHAAGRYALVLCVIGYLAGLARPENGRLKSASGPMAVVVAAALGSTLLYAGVGALVGDTAARHVGLGFLLFTAALYDLLLAPFTVPLIMALARRAENDPLADTSGGGTDVASGWLSSGTGLRIGSQRGGMLVKAARTRASRAGRIKGVKRL from the coding sequence GTGAAGTTCAACCGCATTCTGCTTTCCGCCACACTCGTGGTGGTCGCCCTGGTCGTCCAGGTGTCCGTCCTCTCGCGCCTCCAGCTCCCCGGCGCCGTACCCGACCTCGTCCTGCTGACCGTCCTCGGCCTCGCGCTCGTGTACGGGCCCGTCAGCGGTTCGCTCATCGGCTTCGCCGCGGGCCTCCTCGCCGACCTCGCGCCGCCCGCCGACCACGCCGCCGGGCGCTACGCCCTGGTCCTCTGCGTCATCGGCTACCTGGCCGGTCTCGCCCGACCCGAGAACGGCCGGCTCAAGTCCGCCAGTGGTCCCATGGCCGTGGTCGTCGCCGCCGCCCTCGGCTCCACCCTGCTGTACGCGGGGGTCGGCGCCCTCGTCGGCGACACCGCCGCCCGCCATGTCGGCCTCGGATTCCTGCTGTTCACCGCGGCCCTCTACGACCTCCTCCTCGCGCCCTTCACCGTGCCGCTGATCATGGCCCTGGCCCGGCGCGCGGAGAACGACCCGCTGGCCGACACCTCCGGGGGTGGCACGGACGTCGCCTCCGGCTGGCTCTCCTCCGGCACCGGCCTGCGGATCGGCAGCCAGCGCGGCGGCATGCTCGTCAAGGCCGCCCGCACCAGAGCCTCACGCGCCGGACGCATCAAGGGAGTCAAGCGACTGTGA
- a CDS encoding ATP-binding protein — protein MSRLPTLPALRRRVDRWAGSPHALDVIAAVSAFALMVLDVPGLARADNSLTGVTATLVLAAGAATLVLRRRLPWIPYLVALALMGWLHELTMIQFALYSLGRFRGRRVAVVATVLYVGVAYALFQTPGWPARHGETLSDFLSLVVPIGVLAAGVGIAAYRQDLVRALERQRAEAAARQAVQEERISVGRDVHDLVGRELTVLAVRAEVLAVRARGEVHMKDFEELADTARRAHHMLNETIVRRADHGTATPGLDGLSELAEESERMGSPVELTVAEEAKALSPLRQTAVHRVVQECLTNAAKHAPGLPVAVTISVTGPDLRIEVRNPLPTTPPDRAPVSTGTGLFSMGERVTSMGGSLSAGPDGDTYTVTALLPTGFGVH, from the coding sequence ATGTCCCGTCTCCCCACCCTGCCCGCGCTGCGCCGCCGCGTGGACCGGTGGGCCGGATCACCGCACGCCCTCGACGTGATCGCCGCGGTCAGCGCCTTCGCCCTGATGGTCCTGGACGTGCCCGGGCTCGCGCGCGCCGACAACTCGCTGACCGGCGTCACCGCGACCCTCGTCCTGGCGGCCGGCGCGGCCACGCTGGTGCTGCGGCGCCGGCTGCCCTGGATCCCGTACCTGGTGGCGCTCGCCCTGATGGGCTGGCTGCACGAGCTGACGATGATTCAGTTCGCGCTGTACTCGCTGGGCCGCTTCCGGGGCCGCAGGGTCGCCGTCGTCGCGACGGTGCTCTACGTGGGTGTGGCGTACGCGCTGTTCCAGACGCCCGGCTGGCCGGCCCGGCACGGCGAGACGCTCAGCGACTTCCTCAGCCTCGTCGTCCCCATTGGTGTGCTCGCGGCGGGCGTCGGGATCGCCGCGTACCGGCAGGACCTGGTCCGCGCCCTGGAACGCCAGCGTGCCGAGGCCGCGGCACGGCAGGCGGTGCAGGAGGAGCGGATCTCGGTCGGCCGGGACGTCCACGACCTGGTGGGCCGGGAGCTGACCGTGCTCGCCGTCCGGGCCGAGGTCCTCGCAGTTCGGGCCAGGGGCGAGGTGCACATGAAGGACTTCGAGGAGCTCGCGGACACCGCGCGGCGCGCCCACCACATGCTCAACGAGACGATCGTGCGCCGGGCCGACCACGGCACCGCCACGCCCGGTCTCGACGGGCTCTCCGAGCTCGCGGAGGAGAGCGAGCGGATGGGCAGCCCGGTCGAGCTCACGGTCGCCGAGGAGGCGAAGGCGCTCTCCCCGCTGCGCCAGACGGCCGTCCACCGGGTCGTCCAGGAGTGTCTGACGAACGCGGCCAAGCACGCGCCGGGGCTTCCGGTGGCCGTGACGATCTCGGTGACCGGCCCCGACCTGCGCATCGAGGTTCGCAACCCGCTCCCCACGACCCCGCCGGACCGCGCCCCGGTCTCGACGGGCACGGGCCTGTTCTCCATGGGGGAGCGCGTCACCAGCATGGGTGGCAGCCTCTCGGCCGGGCCGGACGGCGACACGTACACGGTGACCGCGCTGCTGCCGACGGGCTTCGGGGTGCACTGA
- the rodA gene encoding rod shape-determining protein RodA yields the protein MTAPHGFSVSRYAPERGSLAKLTARDSVLRRLDWPILLSSLALSFLGALLVWSATRGRTELNNGDPYYFLFRHALNTGIGVALMIGTIWLGHRTLRGAVPILYGISLLLILAVLTPLGATINGAHAWIVIGGGFSLQPSEFVKITIILIMAMLLAARVDAGDQIHPDHRTVAKALLLAALPMAIVMLMPDLGSVMVMAVIVLGVLLASGASNRWVLGLIVAGISGAALVAALGVLDEYQINRFAAFANPELDPAGVGYNTNQARIAIGSGGLYGAGLFNGHQTSGQFVPEQQTDFIFSVAGEELGFLGGGLIIALIGVILWRACRIARETTELYGTIVAAGIIAWFAFQSFENIGMALGIMPVAGLPLPFVSYGGSSMFAVWVAIGLLQSIRVQRPMTA from the coding sequence ATGACCGCCCCCCACGGATTCTCCGTCTCCCGGTACGCACCCGAACGCGGGTCGCTCGCGAAGCTCACGGCCCGCGACTCGGTGCTGCGCCGGCTGGACTGGCCGATCCTGCTGTCCTCGCTCGCCCTGTCCTTCCTCGGCGCGCTGCTCGTCTGGTCCGCCACCCGCGGCCGCACCGAGCTCAACAACGGTGACCCGTACTACTTCCTCTTCCGCCACGCCCTCAACACCGGCATCGGCGTCGCCCTGATGATCGGCACCATCTGGCTCGGCCACCGCACCCTGCGCGGCGCGGTGCCGATCCTGTACGGCATCTCGCTCCTGCTGATCCTCGCCGTCCTCACCCCGCTCGGCGCGACCATCAACGGCGCCCACGCGTGGATCGTCATCGGCGGCGGCTTCTCGCTGCAGCCCAGCGAGTTCGTCAAGATCACCATCATCCTGATCATGGCGATGCTGCTGGCCGCCCGCGTCGACGCCGGCGACCAGATCCACCCCGACCACCGCACGGTCGCCAAGGCGCTGCTCCTCGCCGCGCTCCCCATGGCGATCGTCATGCTGATGCCGGACCTCGGCTCGGTGATGGTCATGGCGGTGATCGTGCTCGGCGTGCTCCTCGCCTCCGGCGCCTCCAACCGCTGGGTCCTCGGGCTCATCGTCGCGGGCATCAGCGGTGCCGCACTCGTCGCCGCCCTCGGCGTGCTCGACGAGTACCAGATCAACCGCTTCGCCGCCTTCGCCAACCCCGAGCTCGACCCGGCGGGCGTCGGCTACAACACCAACCAGGCGCGCATCGCGATCGGCTCCGGCGGCCTGTACGGCGCGGGACTCTTCAACGGCCACCAGACCAGCGGCCAGTTCGTGCCCGAGCAGCAGACCGACTTCATCTTCAGCGTCGCCGGCGAGGAGCTCGGCTTTCTCGGTGGCGGACTGATCATCGCGCTGATCGGTGTGATCCTCTGGCGCGCCTGCCGGATCGCACGCGAGACGACCGAGCTGTACGGCACGATCGTCGCCGCGGGCATCATCGCCTGGTTCGCCTTCCAGTCCTTCGAGAACATCGGCATGGCCCTCGGAATCATGCCCGTGGCGGGCCTCCCACTCCCGTTCGTCTCGTACGGAGGTTCGTCCATGTTCGCCGTGTGGGTGGCGATCGGGCTGCTCCAGTCGATCCGCGTACAGAGGCCGATGACCGCTTAG
- a CDS encoding rod shape-determining protein: MSFIGRDMAVDLGTANTLVYVRGRGIVLNEPSVVAINTNTGGILAVGAEAKKMIGRTPGNIVAVRPLKDGVIADFEITERMLRYFILKIHKRRYLARPRVVVCVPSGITGVERRAVIEASTQAGARQVHIIEEPMAAAIGSGLPVHEATGNMVVDIGGGTTEVAVISLGGIVTAQSIRVAGDELDNAIIQHIKKEYSLLLGERTAEQIKITIGSAYDLDNDEHTEIRGRDLVSGLPKTVVISAAEVRKAIEEPVNAIVDAVKTTLDKCPPELSGDVMDRGIVLTGGGALLRGLDERLRRETGMPIHIAEDPLDSVALGSGKCVEEFEALQQVLDAQPRR; this comes from the coding sequence ATGTCGTTCATCGGCCGTGACATGGCTGTCGACCTCGGGACCGCCAACACGCTGGTGTACGTCAGGGGTCGAGGCATCGTTCTGAACGAGCCGTCTGTCGTCGCGATCAACACCAACACCGGCGGAATCCTGGCGGTCGGTGCCGAGGCGAAGAAGATGATCGGCCGGACGCCCGGCAACATCGTCGCCGTCCGGCCCCTGAAAGACGGTGTGATCGCCGACTTCGAGATCACCGAGCGCATGCTCCGCTACTTCATCCTCAAGATCCACAAGCGCCGCTACCTGGCTCGCCCCCGGGTCGTCGTGTGCGTGCCCTCCGGTATCACCGGAGTGGAGCGCCGCGCCGTCATCGAGGCGTCCACCCAGGCCGGCGCCCGACAGGTGCACATCATCGAGGAGCCCATGGCCGCGGCCATCGGCTCGGGCCTCCCGGTCCACGAGGCCACCGGCAACATGGTCGTCGACATCGGCGGTGGCACCACCGAGGTCGCCGTGATCTCACTGGGCGGAATCGTCACAGCACAGTCGATCCGGGTGGCCGGCGACGAGCTGGACAACGCGATCATCCAGCACATCAAGAAGGAGTACTCGCTCCTCCTCGGTGAGCGCACCGCCGAGCAGATCAAGATCACCATCGGCTCGGCGTACGACCTCGACAACGACGAACACACCGAGATCCGCGGCCGCGACCTCGTCTCCGGTCTGCCCAAGACCGTGGTCATCTCGGCCGCCGAGGTCCGCAAGGCCATCGAGGAGCCGGTCAACGCCATCGTCGACGCCGTGAAGACGACGCTCGACAAGTGCCCGCCCGAGCTCTCCGGTGACGTGATGGACCGCGGCATCGTTCTCACGGGTGGTGGCGCCCTGCTGCGCGGCCTGGACGAGCGGCTGCGCCGCGAGACCGGGATGCCGATCCACATCGCCGAGGATCCGCTGGACTCGGTGGCGCTCGGTTCCGGCAAGTGCGTGGAGGAGTTCGAGGCGCTCCAGCAGGTCCTGGACGCCCAGCCCCGCCGATAA
- the mrdA gene encoding penicillin-binding protein 2: MSNIPETGRTPRVQTRLVIIQILVFSLLLTLGGRLWYLQIRNGKEYTDEAKSNHVQQVVQPAVRGAILDARGVPLADNETRLVVSASRTELMKMKDDGKAVLTRLAGVLGMKPQDVVNKIRLCDSKTPKPCWNGSPFQPIPVTDEATTQQALTIREASEDFPGITAELAAVRRYPAPGKARTSQVLGYLSPVTDTEIEKAKDTDSPFLRSDQVGRSGIERTYDKELRGKAGVTRYEVDNLGRVMGQAKSDPGVPGSTLVTSIDARVQAVAEWELHQAMKLVRGETDKITGRKYEADAGAVVVMESKTGRVVAMASQPDYDPNAWIGGISAKDYAQLTDKSSNYPLLNRAIQGQAPAGSVFKVVSASAAVRAGYDFDDKYNCSSSYSMGNRSFANFESQGHGPITLGDALKFSCNTVFYRLGHQEWQRDGGLKPNKDAHDWFYKTAHDFGFGSETGIDVPNEVKGRIPDRQWKKSFWEANKDAWCKQGKKGGTYVEQIAYESCLEGNQLKAFDSINFAIGQGDVLITPIQLATAYSAISNGGTLYNPTIGKAVISPDAKRIQEIKPTAHGKLPVDAQTIADLDKGLRSVVEPGGTAAWRFGGWPQDKIPMRAKTGTAQVYGKQTTSWFATYTDDFTIVMTISQGGTGSGASGPAVRNIYDALYGLDDEGNQDLKRALLPKPQQALPKIQSDGSIDAPDIKPYDPTSQLVEPVKQGDPAGQVDPAGQADPAGQVDPAKPDDGKPPHAGAPHIWRD; the protein is encoded by the coding sequence ATGAGCAACATCCCGGAGACCGGACGGACCCCCAGGGTCCAGACCCGGCTCGTCATCATCCAGATCCTCGTCTTCTCCCTCCTGCTCACCCTCGGCGGACGCCTCTGGTACCTCCAGATCCGCAACGGCAAGGAGTACACCGACGAGGCGAAGAGCAACCACGTCCAGCAGGTCGTGCAGCCCGCCGTCCGCGGAGCGATCCTCGACGCCCGCGGTGTCCCGCTAGCGGACAACGAGACCCGGCTCGTGGTCTCCGCCTCGCGCACCGAGCTGATGAAGATGAAGGACGACGGCAAGGCCGTCCTCACCCGCCTCGCGGGCGTGCTGGGCATGAAGCCCCAGGACGTCGTGAACAAGATCCGGCTCTGCGACTCCAAGACCCCCAAGCCCTGCTGGAACGGTTCCCCCTTCCAGCCGATCCCGGTCACCGACGAGGCCACCACCCAGCAGGCGCTGACGATCCGGGAGGCCTCCGAGGACTTCCCCGGCATCACCGCCGAACTCGCCGCCGTACGCCGCTACCCGGCGCCCGGCAAGGCCCGCACCTCGCAGGTGCTCGGCTACCTCTCGCCAGTCACCGACACCGAGATCGAGAAGGCCAAGGACACCGACTCGCCGTTCCTCCGCTCCGACCAGGTCGGCCGCTCCGGCATCGAACGCACCTACGACAAGGAGCTGCGCGGCAAGGCCGGCGTCACCCGCTACGAGGTCGACAACCTCGGCCGTGTCATGGGTCAGGCGAAGTCCGACCCGGGCGTGCCCGGCTCCACCCTCGTCACCAGCATCGACGCCCGGGTCCAGGCCGTCGCCGAGTGGGAGCTCCACCAGGCGATGAAGTTGGTCCGGGGGGAGACCGACAAGATCACCGGCCGTAAGTACGAGGCCGACGCGGGCGCAGTCGTCGTCATGGAGTCCAAGACCGGCCGGGTCGTCGCGATGGCCTCCCAGCCCGACTACGACCCCAACGCCTGGATCGGCGGCATCTCCGCCAAGGACTACGCGCAGCTCACCGACAAGAGCTCCAACTACCCGCTGCTCAACCGGGCCATCCAGGGCCAGGCGCCCGCCGGCTCGGTCTTCAAGGTGGTCTCGGCGAGCGCGGCCGTACGCGCCGGCTACGACTTCGACGACAAGTACAACTGCAGCAGCTCGTACAGCATGGGCAACCGCAGCTTCGCGAACTTCGAGTCCCAGGGACACGGGCCCATCACCCTCGGCGACGCCCTCAAGTTCTCCTGCAACACCGTCTTCTACCGTCTCGGCCACCAGGAGTGGCAGCGCGACGGCGGCCTCAAGCCGAACAAGGACGCCCACGACTGGTTCTACAAGACCGCCCACGACTTCGGCTTCGGCTCCGAGACCGGCATCGACGTGCCGAACGAGGTCAAGGGCCGCATCCCGGACCGGCAGTGGAAGAAGAGCTTCTGGGAGGCCAACAAGGACGCCTGGTGCAAGCAGGGCAAGAAGGGCGGCACCTATGTCGAGCAGATCGCCTATGAGAGCTGCCTCGAAGGCAACCAGCTGAAGGCCTTCGACAGCATCAACTTCGCCATCGGCCAGGGGGACGTCCTCATCACCCCCATCCAGTTGGCCACCGCGTACTCCGCGATCAGCAACGGCGGCACGCTCTACAACCCGACCATCGGCAAGGCCGTGATCAGCCCCGACGCCAAGCGGATCCAGGAGATCAAGCCGACGGCCCACGGCAAGCTGCCGGTCGACGCCCAGACCATCGCCGACCTCGACAAGGGCCTGCGCTCCGTCGTCGAGCCCGGCGGCACCGCCGCCTGGAGGTTCGGCGGCTGGCCCCAGGACAAGATCCCGATGCGGGCCAAGACCGGCACCGCCCAGGTCTACGGCAAGCAGACCACGTCCTGGTTCGCGACCTACACCGACGACTTCACCATCGTCATGACGATCTCCCAGGGTGGAACGGGCTCCGGCGCCTCCGGCCCTGCCGTGCGCAACATCTACGACGCCCTCTACGGCCTCGACGACGAGGGCAACCAGGACCTCAAGCGCGCCCTGCTGCCCAAGCCGCAGCAGGCGCTGCCGAAGATCCAGTCCGACGGCTCCATCGACGCGCCCGACATCAAGCCGTACGACCCCACCTCGCAGCTCGTCGAGCCGGTCAAGCAGGGCGACCCGGCAGGCCAGGTCGATCCAGCAGGTCAGGCCGACCCGGCAGGTCAGGTCGATCCGGCCAAGCCGGACGACGGAAAGCCGCCGCACGCGGGTGCCCCGCACATCTGGAGGGACTGA
- the ndk gene encoding nucleoside-diphosphate kinase, whose product MSQRTLVLLKPDAVRRGLIGEIIGRIERKAGWTISALELRELSQDTLEQHYGEHKGKPFYEPLMGFMQSGPVVALVVEGERVIEGLRTLAGPTDPIAAAPGSIRGDFGTIVRENLIHASDSEESAIRELKLFFPGLA is encoded by the coding sequence GTGAGCCAGCGCACGCTCGTCCTGCTCAAGCCCGACGCCGTCCGCCGTGGCCTGATCGGCGAGATCATCGGCCGCATCGAGCGCAAGGCGGGCTGGACCATCTCCGCGCTCGAACTGCGTGAGCTGAGCCAGGACACGCTGGAGCAGCACTACGGCGAGCACAAGGGCAAGCCCTTCTACGAGCCGCTGATGGGCTTCATGCAGTCCGGCCCCGTCGTCGCCCTGGTCGTCGAGGGCGAGCGTGTCATCGAGGGCCTGCGGACCCTCGCCGGCCCGACCGACCCGATCGCCGCCGCACCCGGCTCCATTCGCGGGGATTTCGGCACCATCGTCCGGGAGAACCTCATCCACGCCTCGGACTCGGAGGAGTCCGCCATTCGGGAATTGAAGCTTTTCTTCCCCGGTCTGGCGTGA
- a CDS encoding folylpolyglutamate synthase/dihydrofolate synthase family protein: MSEPRDQFDASDPSDPFDEIVDTETDRDPDLAVIEAGSRTLRAQAGPPQGDPVPARPADPEVDRQLREVETELATRWGETKLEPSVTRIAALMDVLGEPQRAYPSIHITGTNGKTSTARIVEALLTAFDLRTGRYTSPHVQTITERISLDGAPISAEGFIETYQDIKPYVELVDAREEFRLSFFEVLTGMAYAAFADAPVDVAVVEVGMGGTWDATNVIDASVAVVTPIDLDHTDRLGGTPGEIAGEKSGIIKQGATVILAQQPVDAAQVMLKKAVEVDATVAREGMEFGVVSREIAVGGQLLTLRGLGGEYEGVFLPLYGAHQAHNAAVALAAVEAFFGIGAEHARTLDLDTVRRAFASVASPGRLEVVRSSPTVILDAAHNPHGARATADGVSESFGFSRLIGVVSTSSDKDAKGLLEAFEPIFAEIVVTANSNPRATDVDTLAAIAVEVFGDDRVVVEPRLDDAIEAAITLAEEEDEYAGAGVLVTGSIFTVGDARLLLGRR, from the coding sequence GTGAGTGAGCCCCGCGACCAGTTCGACGCGTCCGACCCGTCCGACCCGTTCGACGAGATCGTCGACACAGAGACCGACCGTGACCCCGACCTGGCGGTGATCGAAGCCGGCAGCCGCACGCTGCGCGCGCAGGCCGGCCCGCCCCAGGGCGACCCCGTGCCCGCCCGGCCCGCCGACCCTGAGGTGGACAGGCAGCTGCGCGAGGTCGAGACCGAGCTGGCGACCCGCTGGGGAGAGACCAAGCTGGAGCCCTCGGTGACGCGGATCGCGGCGCTGATGGACGTGCTCGGCGAGCCCCAGCGCGCGTACCCCTCGATCCACATCACGGGCACGAACGGCAAGACGTCCACGGCCCGCATCGTCGAGGCCCTGCTGACCGCGTTCGACCTGCGCACCGGGCGGTACACCTCGCCGCACGTGCAGACGATCACCGAGCGGATCAGCCTGGACGGCGCTCCGATCTCCGCCGAGGGCTTCATCGAGACGTACCAGGACATCAAGCCGTACGTGGAGCTGGTGGACGCCCGCGAGGAGTTCCGGCTCTCCTTCTTCGAGGTCCTCACCGGAATGGCGTACGCCGCCTTCGCCGACGCCCCGGTGGACGTGGCGGTCGTCGAGGTCGGCATGGGCGGCACCTGGGACGCGACGAACGTCATCGACGCCTCGGTCGCCGTCGTCACCCCGATCGACCTCGACCACACCGACCGCCTCGGCGGGACGCCCGGCGAGATCGCCGGCGAGAAGTCCGGGATCATCAAGCAGGGCGCGACGGTGATCCTGGCCCAGCAGCCGGTGGACGCCGCCCAGGTCATGCTGAAGAAGGCCGTCGAGGTCGATGCGACGGTCGCCCGCGAGGGCATGGAGTTCGGCGTCGTCTCCCGCGAGATCGCGGTAGGCGGCCAGTTGCTCACCCTGCGCGGGCTCGGCGGCGAGTACGAGGGCGTCTTTCTGCCGCTGTACGGCGCGCACCAGGCGCACAACGCGGCGGTCGCCCTCGCGGCGGTCGAGGCGTTCTTCGGCATCGGCGCCGAACACGCCCGCACCCTGGACCTCGACACCGTTCGCCGAGCCTTCGCCTCGGTGGCGTCCCCGGGCCGCCTCGAGGTCGTCCGCAGCTCCCCGACGGTGATCCTGGACGCCGCGCACAACCCGCACGGCGCGCGCGCGACGGCCGACGGCGTCAGCGAGTCGTTCGGCTTCTCGCGGCTCATCGGCGTCGTCTCCACCAGCTCCGACAAGGACGCCAAGGGGCTGCTCGAAGCCTTCGAGCCGATCTTCGCGGAGATCGTCGTCACGGCGAACTCCAACCCCCGCGCGACGGACGTGGACACGCTCGCGGCGATCGCCGTGGAGGTCTTCGGCGACGACCGGGTGGTCGTCGAGCCGCGGCTGGACGACGCCATCGAGGCGGCGATCACCCTCGCGGAGGAAGAGGACGAGTACGCGGGAGCGGGCGTCCTGGTGACCGGTTCGATCTTCACGGTCGGGGACGCCCGGCTGCTCCTCGGAAGGCGCTGA
- the mreC gene encoding rod shape-determining protein MreC, which translates to MRDTRESRLLLVLLIAIAFALITVDIRGGEESPVDGARQAAAAVFGPVENGVASAVDPIGNAIGAVRDSGERHTRIAALENENAALKAKLGSDDRNRSRLRELDSLLKTAGAGQYGIKAAQVVAIGAAQGFSWTVTIDAGANDGIQRDMTVLNGSGLVGRVTTVGPSTSTVLLANDPDFTVGTRMEKTDELGFATGQGNGPLLVQLLNGKAKVKTGDRLVTFGSQANKPFVPGVPVGEVVRADPLGGGLTRNIYVRTYVSFSKLDIVGVVVQAPRTNPRDMVLPPKPKPTPTPTVTVTVSPPPPEGQQQGGDGQQPAGDTTQDQARKPEDQQQNQQQEQGD; encoded by the coding sequence GTGAGGGACACACGAGAGAGCCGGCTGCTCCTGGTGCTGCTGATCGCCATCGCGTTCGCACTGATCACGGTGGACATCCGCGGCGGCGAGGAGTCACCGGTCGACGGCGCCCGGCAGGCAGCCGCCGCGGTCTTCGGACCGGTCGAGAACGGGGTCGCGTCAGCCGTCGATCCCATCGGCAACGCCATAGGAGCCGTACGCGACTCCGGTGAGCGTCACACCCGGATCGCCGCCCTCGAGAACGAGAACGCCGCACTCAAGGCCAAGCTCGGCAGTGACGACCGCAACCGCAGTCGCCTGCGCGAGCTCGACTCCCTGCTCAAGACGGCCGGCGCCGGCCAGTACGGCATCAAGGCCGCCCAGGTCGTCGCCATAGGAGCGGCCCAGGGCTTCTCCTGGACCGTCACCATCGACGCCGGCGCCAACGACGGCATCCAGCGCGACATGACCGTGCTCAACGGCTCCGGTCTCGTCGGCCGTGTGACCACCGTCGGGCCCTCCACCTCGACCGTGCTCCTCGCCAACGACCCCGACTTCACCGTCGGCACCCGCATGGAGAAGACGGACGAACTCGGCTTCGCCACCGGCCAGGGCAACGGTCCGCTTCTCGTCCAGCTGCTCAACGGCAAGGCGAAGGTGAAGACCGGCGACCGGCTCGTCACCTTCGGCTCGCAGGCGAACAAGCCCTTCGTGCCCGGCGTGCCGGTCGGCGAGGTCGTCCGTGCCGACCCGTTGGGCGGCGGCCTCACCCGCAACATCTACGTCCGCACGTACGTCAGCTTCTCCAAGCTCGACATCGTCGGCGTCGTCGTCCAGGCCCCGCGCACGAACCCTCGCGACATGGTCCTGCCGCCCAAGCCCAAGCCCACACCCACGCCGACCGTCACCGTGACGGTCAGCCCACCACCACCGGAGGGGCAGCAGCAGGGCGGGGACGGGCAGCAGCCGGCGGGGGACACCACCCAGGACCAGGCCCGCAAGCCCGAGGACCAGCAGCAGAACCAGCAGCAGGAGCAGGGGGACTGA